Proteins encoded in a region of the Mycolicibacterium neoaurum genome:
- a CDS encoding MMPL family transporter, producing MLNRIAQLSMAAPRRVLALAGLLLAAAAGFGVPVASTLSAGGFGDPTSESSQAAALLADKFDQSDMQLLVTIDSPQGAHAPNATAAAAAIADRLMTSPHVAQVTSAWTAPPEAAAELLSKDGTAGLIIAGITGGENDAQKYAAALSDDIERDRPGVTVRTGGSAMVYAQINAQTERDLLRMESIAIPLSFLVLVWVFGGLVAAALPMLVGLFAIVGSMSVLRLITFATDVSVFALNLSIAMGLALAIDYTLLIISRYRDERAEGFSRERALTRTMTTAGRTVLFSATTVALSMAAMLLFPMYFLTSFAYAGVATVAFAAFAAIVVTPAAIWLLGDRLDALNVFRRSAIPKPVQTQFWYRWTHGVMRRALPLGLALVTLLLMLGAPFLGVKWGFPDDRVLPASASAHQVGDQLRTDFADNSATAVTVVIPDSDGLGPADIERYAGALSVVPDVAAVSSPTGTFVDGRKSGPPVAATGQADGSAFLTVASTAPLFSDASERQLDALHAVPGPGERPVQFTGTAQVNRDSVDAITDRLPWVLGLIAVITFGLLFLMTGSVVLPVKAIVLNVLSLTAAFGALVWIFQDGHLSALGTTPTGTLVANMPVLLFCIAFGLSMDYEVFLLARIRENWLALGAGGGSARVHNDEAVALGLARTGRVITAAALVMSISFAALIAAEVSFMRMFGLGLTLAVLVDATLVRMVLVPAFMHVLGGWNWWAPRPLARLHRRIGISESGEPEPARKIPAPVTDTG from the coding sequence ATGCTGAATCGAATCGCGCAGCTCTCGATGGCCGCACCGCGCCGCGTGCTGGCCCTCGCGGGGCTTCTGCTCGCCGCCGCCGCCGGCTTCGGCGTCCCCGTTGCCTCGACACTGTCCGCGGGCGGCTTCGGTGACCCGACATCGGAATCGTCACAGGCGGCCGCCTTGCTGGCGGACAAGTTCGATCAGAGCGATATGCAGCTGCTGGTCACCATCGACTCACCGCAGGGCGCACACGCCCCGAACGCCACCGCTGCCGCCGCCGCGATCGCCGACCGACTGATGACGTCGCCGCATGTCGCGCAGGTGACCTCGGCGTGGACGGCTCCGCCGGAAGCCGCCGCCGAACTCCTGAGCAAGGACGGGACCGCCGGACTCATCATCGCGGGTATCACCGGTGGCGAGAACGACGCGCAGAAGTACGCCGCGGCGCTGTCCGACGACATCGAACGCGACCGGCCGGGGGTCACCGTGCGTACCGGCGGCAGCGCGATGGTCTATGCGCAGATCAACGCGCAGACCGAACGCGACCTGCTGCGCATGGAGTCCATCGCCATCCCGCTCAGCTTCCTGGTGCTGGTGTGGGTGTTCGGCGGCCTGGTCGCCGCCGCGTTGCCCATGCTGGTCGGGTTGTTCGCGATCGTCGGCTCCATGTCGGTGCTGCGACTCATCACCTTCGCCACCGACGTGTCGGTCTTCGCGCTCAATCTGTCCATTGCCATGGGTCTGGCCTTGGCCATCGACTACACACTGCTGATCATCAGCCGATACCGCGACGAACGCGCAGAAGGCTTCTCGCGCGAGCGCGCACTGACCCGCACCATGACCACCGCCGGGCGGACCGTGCTGTTCTCGGCGACGACGGTCGCGTTGTCGATGGCCGCGATGCTGCTGTTCCCGATGTACTTCCTGACGTCCTTCGCCTATGCCGGGGTGGCCACCGTCGCCTTTGCCGCCTTCGCGGCCATCGTGGTGACGCCGGCTGCGATCTGGCTGCTCGGCGACCGGCTGGACGCCCTGAACGTGTTCCGTCGCAGCGCCATTCCCAAACCGGTCCAGACCCAGTTCTGGTACCGGTGGACCCATGGCGTGATGCGTCGCGCGCTACCGCTCGGACTCGCGCTGGTGACCCTGCTGCTGATGCTGGGCGCGCCCTTCCTGGGGGTGAAATGGGGTTTCCCGGACGACCGGGTGTTACCGGCATCGGCATCGGCCCACCAGGTCGGCGACCAGCTGCGCACCGACTTCGCCGACAACTCTGCAACCGCCGTCACCGTCGTGATCCCCGACTCCGACGGTCTCGGTCCCGCCGATATCGAGCGGTACGCCGGCGCCTTGTCCGTCGTGCCCGACGTGGCCGCCGTCTCGAGCCCGACGGGCACCTTCGTCGACGGCCGCAAATCCGGTCCACCGGTGGCGGCCACCGGTCAGGCCGACGGCAGCGCCTTCCTGACCGTGGCCAGCACCGCGCCGCTGTTCTCCGACGCCTCGGAGCGGCAATTGGATGCGCTGCATGCCGTTCCCGGGCCGGGGGAGCGTCCCGTTCAGTTCACCGGCACCGCCCAGGTCAATCGTGACAGTGTCGACGCCATCACCGACCGGTTGCCATGGGTGCTCGGTCTGATCGCGGTGATCACCTTCGGGTTGCTTTTCCTGATGACCGGCAGTGTGGTGCTCCCGGTCAAAGCGATTGTGCTGAACGTGCTTTCGTTGACGGCCGCCTTCGGCGCCCTGGTCTGGATCTTCCAGGACGGCCATCTCTCGGCGCTCGGGACCACCCCGACGGGCACGCTGGTGGCGAACATGCCGGTGTTGCTGTTCTGTATCGCCTTCGGATTGTCCATGGACTACGAGGTATTCCTCCTTGCCCGTATCCGGGAGAACTGGCTGGCCCTGGGTGCCGGCGGCGGCTCGGCACGGGTACACAACGACGAGGCGGTGGCGCTCGGTCTGGCCCGCACCGGCCGGGTGATCACCGCGGCGGCACTGGTCATGTCGATCTCGTTCGCGGCGTTGATCGCCGCCGAGGTCTCGTTCATGCGGATGTTCGGGCTGGGGCTCACGCTGGCGGTACTGGTGGACGCGACCCTGGTGCGCATGGTGCTGGTGCCCGCCTTCATGCATGTCCTCGGCGGCTGGAACTGGTGGGCGCCGCGACCGCTGGCACGGCTGCACCGGCGGATCGGGATCAGCGAATCCGGCGAGCCCGAGCCTGCCCGGAAGATCCCGGCGCCGGTGACGGACACTGGATAA
- a CDS encoding NAD(P)H-dependent flavin oxidoreductase: protein MSLVTKFTEAFGVEHPIAQGGMQWVGRAELVAAVANAGGLGFITALTQPTPADLANEIARTRDLTDKPFGVNLTILPSINPPPYDEYRQVIVDSGVKIVETAGSNPGPHLPMFHDNGIKVLHKCTSVRHAVKAQTLGVDGISIDGFECAGHPGEDDVPGLVLIPAAAKEIEIPMIASGGFADARGLVAALALGADGINMGTRFMCTVESCIHQNVKDAIVAGNERGTELIFRSLHNTARVASNVVSREVVQILADGGQFEDVKDLVAGVRGRKVFDDGDIDAGIWTVGTVMGLIDDIPTCAELISRIVDEAEDIITGRLGDMVKLDDPA, encoded by the coding sequence ATGTCTCTGGTTACCAAGTTCACCGAGGCCTTCGGTGTCGAACACCCGATCGCCCAGGGCGGTATGCAATGGGTGGGTCGAGCGGAACTGGTTGCGGCCGTGGCCAACGCGGGCGGGCTGGGTTTCATCACCGCGCTGACCCAGCCGACCCCGGCCGATCTGGCCAATGAGATCGCCCGCACCCGGGATCTGACCGACAAGCCGTTCGGGGTGAACCTGACGATCCTGCCCTCGATCAACCCGCCGCCGTATGACGAGTACCGACAGGTGATCGTCGACTCCGGCGTCAAGATCGTCGAGACCGCGGGGTCCAACCCCGGCCCGCACCTGCCGATGTTCCATGACAACGGCATCAAGGTGCTGCACAAGTGCACCTCGGTTCGGCACGCGGTCAAGGCACAGACCCTGGGTGTGGACGGCATCAGCATCGACGGTTTCGAATGTGCCGGCCATCCGGGTGAGGACGATGTACCGGGTCTCGTACTGATTCCGGCCGCGGCCAAGGAGATCGAGATCCCGATGATCGCCTCGGGCGGATTCGCGGATGCGCGCGGCCTGGTGGCCGCGCTGGCGCTGGGCGCGGACGGAATCAACATGGGCACCCGCTTCATGTGCACGGTCGAGTCGTGCATCCACCAGAACGTCAAGGATGCGATCGTGGCCGGCAACGAGCGCGGCACCGAGCTGATCTTCCGCAGCCTGCACAACACCGCGCGGGTGGCATCCAACGTGGTCTCCCGTGAGGTGGTGCAGATCCTGGCCGACGGCGGTCAGTTCGAGGACGTCAAGGATCTGGTAGCCGGGGTGCGTGGTCGCAAGGTGTTCGACGATGGCGATATCGATGCCGGCATCTGGACCGTCGGAACGGTGATGGGGTTGATCGACGACATCCCGACCTGTGCGGAGCTGATCAGCCGCATCGTCGACGAGGCCGAGGACATCATCACCGGCCGGCTCGGCGACATGGTCAAGCTGGACGACCCCGCGTAG
- a CDS encoding 3-hydroxyacyl-CoA dehydrogenase, with amino-acid sequence MEIKDSVAVVTGGASGLGLATTKRLLDAGASVVVIDLKGEEAVAELGERAKFVAANVTDEDAVSKALDVAESMGPVRINVNCAGIGNAIKTLGKEGPFPLDGFRKVVEVNLIGTFNVLRLTAERIAKTEPLKNEERGVIINTASVAAFDGQIGQAAYSASKGGVVGMTLPIARDLSRSLIRVNTIAPGLFKTPLLGSLPEEAQKSLGQQVPHPARLGDPDEYGALAVHIVENPMLNGEVIRLDGAIRMAPR; translated from the coding sequence GTGGAAATCAAGGATTCGGTAGCGGTCGTCACCGGAGGGGCCTCGGGCCTGGGACTGGCCACCACCAAGCGGCTGCTCGACGCCGGTGCTTCGGTCGTCGTCATCGATCTCAAGGGTGAGGAGGCCGTCGCCGAACTCGGTGAGCGCGCGAAGTTCGTCGCCGCCAACGTCACCGATGAGGATGCCGTCAGCAAGGCGCTCGATGTGGCCGAGTCGATGGGGCCGGTGCGCATCAACGTCAACTGCGCCGGTATCGGTAACGCCATCAAGACCCTCGGCAAGGAGGGCCCGTTCCCGCTGGACGGTTTCCGCAAGGTCGTGGAGGTCAACCTGATCGGCACGTTCAACGTGCTGCGGTTGACCGCCGAGCGGATCGCGAAGACAGAGCCGCTCAAGAACGAGGAGCGCGGTGTCATCATCAACACCGCCTCGGTCGCCGCGTTCGACGGCCAGATCGGCCAGGCCGCCTACTCGGCTTCCAAGGGCGGCGTGGTGGGCATGACCCTGCCGATCGCACGTGACCTGTCGCGCAGCCTGATTCGCGTCAACACCATCGCGCCGGGACTGTTCAAGACCCCGCTGCTGGGCTCGTTGCCCGAAGAGGCGCAGAAGTCCCTCGGCCAGCAGGTGCCGCATCCGGCCCGGCTCGGCGATCCCGACGAGTACGGTGCTCTCGCCGTGCACATCGTGGAGAATCCGATGCTCAACGGTGAGGTCATCCGCCTCGACGGCGCCATCCGTATGGCCCCCAGGTAA
- a CDS encoding CaiB/BaiF CoA-transferase family protein — protein sequence MAGPLQGLRVVELAGIGPGPHAAMILGDLGAEVVRVDRPSSKNSPGNDAMLRNRRSVTADLKSDEGRQFVLDLVAKADVLIEGFRPGVTERLGLGPQDCAKVNEKLVYARMTGWGQEGPRALQAGHDINYISLNGVLHAIGRKGERPVPPLNLAGDFGGGSLFLLLGILSALFERQTSGKGQTVDAAMIDGSSVLIQMMWAFRAQGMWSDERGTNMLDTGAPYYDTYETADGKYFAIGAIEPQFYAELLTGLGLDAAELPGQNDMSRWEELRSVFTATFKTKTRDEWAAIFAGTDACATPVLSFGEVLDEAHVTARSTFYETADGLQPMPAPRFSRTAPDVPSAPPVIGADNDTILEDWA from the coding sequence ATGGCAGGACCATTACAGGGTTTGCGAGTCGTCGAGCTGGCCGGTATCGGCCCAGGTCCGCATGCGGCGATGATTCTCGGTGATCTGGGCGCCGAGGTGGTGCGGGTGGACCGCCCCTCGTCGAAGAACAGTCCGGGCAACGACGCCATGCTGCGCAACCGCCGTTCGGTCACCGCAGACCTGAAATCCGATGAGGGACGGCAATTCGTCCTCGATCTGGTCGCCAAGGCCGACGTGCTGATCGAGGGCTTCCGCCCCGGTGTCACCGAGCGCCTCGGTCTGGGTCCGCAGGACTGCGCCAAGGTCAACGAGAAGCTGGTCTACGCCCGGATGACGGGATGGGGCCAGGAGGGCCCGCGGGCACTGCAGGCCGGTCACGACATCAACTACATATCGCTCAACGGTGTGTTGCACGCGATCGGCCGCAAGGGCGAGCGCCCGGTTCCGCCGCTGAACCTCGCGGGCGATTTCGGCGGCGGCTCGCTGTTCCTGCTGCTCGGCATCCTCTCGGCACTGTTCGAGCGCCAAACCTCGGGCAAGGGCCAGACCGTCGACGCCGCCATGATCGACGGCTCCTCGGTGCTGATCCAGATGATGTGGGCGTTCCGCGCGCAGGGTATGTGGAGCGACGAACGCGGTACCAACATGCTCGACACCGGCGCCCCGTACTACGACACCTACGAGACCGCCGACGGTAAGTACTTCGCGATCGGCGCCATCGAACCGCAGTTCTATGCCGAACTGCTCACCGGTCTCGGACTGGATGCCGCCGAGCTGCCGGGGCAGAACGACATGAGCCGCTGGGAGGAGCTGCGCTCGGTGTTCACCGCAACGTTCAAGACCAAGACCCGCGACGAATGGGCCGCCATCTTCGCCGGCACCGACGCCTGTGCAACTCCGGTGCTGAGCTTCGGCGAGGTCCTCGACGAGGCACACGTGACGGCACGCTCCACCTTCTACGAGACCGCCGACGGGTTGCAGCCGATGCCGGCCCCGCGCTTCTCGCGCACGGCGCCCGATGTGCCGAGTGCGCCGCCGGTGATCGGTGCCGACAACGACACCATCCTCGAGGACTGGGCCTGA
- a CDS encoding enoyl-CoA hydratase, which yields MTYRSIDQLLVQLGDGVLSVTLNRPDTLNSLTEDMLNGIADTLEQAATDPAVRVVKLSGAGRGFSSGASIGAEDVSESDTDGPRRALDGANRAVRAIVALPKPVVSVVQGPAAGVGVSLAIACDIVLASEKAFFMLAFTKIGLMPDGGASALVAAAVGRIRAQRMALLAERITATQAYDWGLVTSVHAPEDLDEAVNSVIATLSGGPAVALRKTKQAINEATLTELEAAIEREREGQLTLLAAGDFVEGAKAFQQGRKPAFRDS from the coding sequence ATGACCTATCGCAGCATCGATCAGCTCCTCGTACAGCTCGGCGACGGCGTGCTGTCGGTGACCTTGAATCGCCCCGACACGCTGAATTCGCTGACGGAGGACATGCTCAACGGCATCGCCGACACGCTCGAACAGGCCGCCACCGACCCTGCGGTCCGCGTCGTGAAGTTGTCCGGCGCGGGCCGCGGTTTCAGCTCGGGTGCCAGTATCGGCGCCGAGGACGTCTCCGAGTCCGACACCGACGGCCCCCGCCGAGCCCTCGACGGTGCCAACCGTGCGGTGCGTGCGATCGTCGCACTGCCCAAACCGGTGGTCTCGGTGGTGCAGGGACCCGCCGCAGGCGTCGGTGTCTCGCTGGCCATCGCCTGTGACATCGTCCTCGCCTCGGAGAAGGCGTTCTTCATGTTGGCCTTCACCAAGATCGGTCTGATGCCCGACGGCGGCGCCTCGGCCCTGGTGGCCGCGGCCGTCGGCCGGATCCGCGCGCAGCGGATGGCGCTGCTCGCCGAACGCATCACCGCCACACAGGCCTACGACTGGGGCCTGGTGACCTCGGTGCACGCGCCCGAGGATCTCGACGAGGCGGTGAACAGCGTGATCGCCACGCTTTCCGGCGGGCCCGCGGTGGCGCTGCGTAAGACCAAGCAGGCCATCAACGAGGCGACGCTCACCGAATTGGAGGCGGCAATCGAACGCGAGCGGGAGGGTCAGTTGACCCTGCTCGCCGCCGGCGACTTCGTGGAGGGCGCCAAGGCTTTCCAGCAAGGCAGGAAACCCGCCTTCCGCGACAGTTAA
- the tet(V) gene encoding tetracycline efflux MFS transporter Tet(V) — protein MSTHVDARGWRVLAPFKIRDYRLLIAAVACSIFATGMWTVVMALQVIAISNDPAALSLVASCLAIGLVAFVLVGGIAADRFPQRAIIIVVETVNTTAVTAVAVLGLLGELALWHMAVAAAALGIGAAFFFPAYSAILPRLLPAEQLLAANGIEGVMRPTLQQAIGPAVAGVLIGATFPTVGAVVCAALFGLGLCLLIATRPVTQPGEVTREKTHVLADLREGFRFMVRTPWLLATLLFASGFILLIMGPIEVLLPFITNARFEHGERIFGFVLAAFGLGSAIGALAVSSRTLPRRYLTVMMASWTVGNIPIVVIGYTTSFAWMAVASFVVGATSGAAMVIWGTLLQRRVPPSMLGRVSSLDFFVSLVFMPVSMALVGPLSKVIAVETIFLAAGVGPVLLGGAAYLMAQMSRDEIEHPLDS, from the coding sequence GTGAGTACGCATGTGGACGCCCGCGGTTGGCGCGTACTCGCACCCTTCAAGATCCGCGATTACCGGCTGCTGATCGCCGCCGTGGCGTGCTCGATCTTCGCCACCGGCATGTGGACCGTCGTGATGGCCCTGCAGGTCATCGCGATCAGCAACGACCCCGCGGCACTGTCCCTGGTGGCCAGCTGCCTGGCCATCGGCCTGGTGGCATTCGTCCTGGTCGGCGGTATCGCTGCCGACCGATTTCCCCAGCGCGCCATCATCATCGTTGTCGAGACGGTCAACACCACCGCGGTGACTGCCGTCGCCGTGCTCGGTCTGCTCGGCGAGCTTGCCCTGTGGCACATGGCCGTCGCGGCCGCGGCGCTCGGCATCGGGGCGGCATTCTTCTTCCCGGCCTACAGTGCCATCCTGCCGCGGCTGTTGCCGGCCGAACAATTGCTGGCCGCCAACGGGATCGAGGGCGTCATGCGCCCGACACTGCAACAGGCGATCGGCCCTGCGGTCGCGGGCGTGTTGATCGGCGCCACCTTCCCCACCGTCGGTGCCGTCGTGTGCGCGGCGCTCTTCGGTCTCGGCCTGTGCCTGCTGATCGCCACCCGTCCGGTCACACAACCCGGCGAGGTCACCCGGGAGAAGACTCACGTCCTCGCCGATCTGCGCGAGGGATTCCGCTTCATGGTGCGCACACCGTGGCTGCTGGCGACCCTGTTGTTCGCCAGCGGTTTCATCCTGTTGATCATGGGACCGATCGAGGTCCTGCTGCCGTTCATCACCAATGCGCGTTTCGAGCACGGCGAGCGCATCTTCGGTTTCGTGCTGGCCGCCTTCGGGCTCGGCAGCGCGATCGGCGCACTCGCGGTGTCCTCGCGAACGCTACCCCGCCGCTATTTGACGGTGATGATGGCGTCCTGGACGGTGGGAAACATCCCGATCGTCGTCATCGGTTACACCACATCGTTTGCCTGGATGGCGGTGGCGTCCTTCGTCGTCGGGGCGACAAGCGGTGCGGCGATGGTCATTTGGGGCACGCTCCTGCAACGCCGGGTACCGCCGTCGATGCTCGGCCGGGTGTCCAGCCTGGACTTCTTCGTCTCGCTGGTGTTCATGCCGGTATCGATGGCGCTGGTCGGCCCGCTGTCCAAGGTGATCGCCGTCGAGACCATCTTCCTGGCGGCCGGGGTGGGCCCGGTGCTGCTCGGTGGTGCTGCGTATCTGATGGCCCAGATGTCGCGCGACGAGATCGAGCACCCGCTCGACAGCTGA
- a CDS encoding CPBP family intramembrane glutamic endopeptidase, giving the protein MTNRTKWTGELRRIAGRKAPPSDESAAVVGRRKFVVVAVLLVGAALLGYSLSRPPGDDTFVWLTLALAGVWAVGAYLSGPLHMGRVDFRGRMRRPVITGTAIGLGLSAVFVVGGLVAREIPGVNDYIRDVLEYSKSGPLYLIVFITVINGLAEEMFFRGSLYTALLRHRPVLTSTVLYVIATAATTGNPMLGFAAIVLGTVCAFLRRATGGVLAPMLVHFFWGLVMVLALPPIFGV; this is encoded by the coding sequence GTGACGAACCGGACGAAATGGACCGGAGAGCTTCGCCGGATCGCGGGCCGCAAGGCGCCGCCGTCGGACGAGTCGGCCGCCGTGGTCGGCCGGCGGAAGTTCGTCGTGGTCGCGGTGCTGCTGGTGGGTGCCGCGCTGCTCGGTTACTCGCTGAGCCGACCGCCCGGCGATGACACCTTCGTCTGGCTCACGCTCGCGTTGGCCGGGGTGTGGGCCGTCGGTGCGTATCTGTCCGGACCACTACACATGGGTCGGGTCGATTTTCGTGGCCGGATGCGTCGCCCCGTCATCACCGGAACGGCGATCGGACTCGGGCTCAGTGCGGTGTTCGTGGTCGGCGGGTTGGTGGCGCGCGAGATCCCCGGTGTCAACGACTACATCCGCGATGTGCTGGAGTACTCGAAGTCCGGGCCGCTGTATCTGATCGTCTTCATCACGGTGATCAACGGACTCGCCGAGGAGATGTTCTTCCGAGGGTCGCTGTACACGGCGCTGTTGCGGCACCGTCCGGTGCTCACCTCGACGGTGTTGTACGTGATCGCCACCGCGGCCACCACCGGCAATCCGATGCTCGGTTTCGCCGCGATCGTCCTCGGGACCGTCTGCGCGTTCCTGCGCCGCGCCACCGGCGGGGTGCTGGCCCCCATGCTGGTGCACTTCTTCTGGGGACTGGTGATGGTGCTGGCCCTGCCGCCCATCTTCGGGGTCTGA
- a CDS encoding NAD(P)H-binding protein, with protein MRILMTGATGYIGSRLVGELLEAGHQVVVTSRKPERLRDYGWFDEVSVVQLDAREKDSATKAFSDAEQIDTVYYLVHGIGDPGFREVDNRAAANVAKAAKAAGVGRIVYLGGFVPGDEELSDHLAGRAEVAEALTEPGGAELVWLGAALIFGAGSTSFEILRYVGDRFPVLPIPSWMHNPIDPISIRDVLHYLVAAADPERVPAGSYDIYGPERTTYRDLLASYARLAGNIRVEIPVGPVPTVLASKVSALALPVPGSLTADLTASLDYPMVATDAGLRERVSDPDGGLLGVDESIRRSLTRHRRRPVNDLADPHHLADTDPDWAGGDSARIRELSPSIVRPALGVLAPLPGPARATVRTGLEVLAEIAAKVDPR; from the coding sequence ATGCGGATCTTGATGACCGGTGCGACGGGCTACATCGGCTCCCGACTGGTCGGCGAACTGCTCGAGGCGGGCCACCAGGTCGTGGTCACCAGTCGGAAACCCGAGCGGCTGCGCGATTACGGCTGGTTCGACGAGGTTTCGGTCGTCCAGCTGGACGCGCGTGAGAAGGACTCGGCGACAAAGGCATTCAGCGACGCCGAGCAGATCGACACGGTGTACTACCTGGTGCACGGCATCGGGGATCCCGGATTCCGGGAGGTCGACAATCGCGCCGCGGCCAACGTGGCGAAGGCCGCCAAGGCTGCCGGTGTGGGCCGCATCGTCTATCTCGGCGGATTCGTCCCGGGTGACGAGGAGCTCTCCGACCACCTGGCCGGTCGCGCCGAGGTCGCCGAGGCGCTGACCGAACCCGGCGGTGCGGAGCTGGTGTGGCTCGGCGCGGCATTGATCTTCGGCGCCGGGTCTACGTCATTCGAGATCCTGCGATATGTCGGCGATCGCTTTCCGGTCCTTCCGATCCCCAGCTGGATGCACAACCCGATAGATCCGATCTCCATCCGCGATGTCCTGCACTACCTGGTGGCCGCCGCCGATCCGGAGCGCGTTCCCGCCGGCTCGTATGACATCTACGGCCCGGAGCGAACCACCTATCGCGACCTGCTCGCCAGCTATGCCCGCCTGGCCGGCAACATCAGGGTCGAGATCCCGGTGGGCCCGGTGCCCACGGTTCTCGCCTCCAAGGTGTCAGCGCTGGCTTTACCCGTGCCGGGCAGCCTGACCGCGGACCTCACCGCATCCCTGGACTACCCGATGGTGGCCACCGACGCGGGACTGCGGGAGCGGGTCTCCGACCCCGACGGGGGTCTGCTCGGTGTCGACGAGTCGATCCGTCGTTCGCTGACCCGGCATCGGCGTCGCCCGGTCAACGATCTGGCCGACCCGCACCATCTGGCCGACACCGATCCGGATTGGGCCGGCGGCGATTCGGCCCGCATCCGAGAACTGTCACCGTCGATTGTGCGCCCCGCGCTGGGCGTCCTGGCCCCGCTGCCCGGTCCCGCGCGGGCGACGGTACGCACGGGTCTGGAGGTCCTCGCCGAGATCGCCGCCAAGGTGGATCCGAGGTGA
- a CDS encoding gamma carbonic anhydrase family protein: MTAMAEPLIIPIQGRAPQLHAESWVAPNATVIGQVTLAAKASVWYSATLRAEFEPIEIGFGSNLQDGVTAHVDPGFPVRVGSGVSVGHNAVLHGCTIEDDCLIGMGAIVLNGAVIGAGSLVGAGAVVPQGTVVPPGSLVAGVPGKVRRELSDEEKAGNQLNAQVYQGLIELHR; this comes from the coding sequence ATGACGGCCATGGCTGAACCGCTGATCATCCCCATCCAGGGCCGGGCCCCGCAGTTGCACGCCGAATCCTGGGTGGCCCCCAATGCCACCGTGATCGGGCAGGTCACCCTGGCCGCGAAGGCCAGTGTCTGGTACTCGGCGACCCTACGGGCCGAGTTCGAACCCATCGAGATCGGTTTCGGCTCCAACCTCCAGGACGGCGTCACCGCGCATGTCGACCCGGGCTTCCCGGTACGAGTCGGCTCCGGGGTGAGTGTCGGCCACAACGCGGTGTTGCACGGCTGCACCATCGAGGACGACTGCCTCATCGGTATGGGCGCCATCGTGCTGAACGGGGCCGTCATCGGCGCAGGCTCACTGGTCGGGGCCGGCGCGGTGGTGCCACAGGGCACGGTGGTGCCCCCGGGGTCCCTGGTGGCCGGTGTGCCCGGCAAGGTCCGGCGCGAGCTCAGTGATGAGGAAAAGGCCGGTAACCAGCTGAATGCGCAGGTCTACCAAGGTCTGATCGAGCTCCATCGCTAG
- a CDS encoding GlxA family transcriptional regulator, translating to MHRVAVLLLPPVVGFDATIAPTLFGSAADISGDPLYEVITCAVAPGAVPSTNGFAILPAAGPEALADADTVVVPGTRYAPARVEGTLEPAVRAALAGIRPGARLVSICTGAFVLAAAGVLDGRPATTHWRYADALRALYPAVRLDENVLFVDDGDVLTSAGLAAGIDLCLHIIRSDHGVQVANDVARHCVVPPWREGGQAQFIDRQVPVSDHASTAATRQWALDHLDEQLTVEQLAGHAHMSARTFNRRFRAETGEAPASWIRNRRLDRARELLESQDLSIDEVARRAGLGTGGNLRHHLRRGVGMSPSSYRKVYQGSRSRPVYHDGHG from the coding sequence ATGCACCGCGTCGCTGTACTGCTGTTGCCGCCGGTGGTGGGCTTCGACGCCACCATCGCCCCGACGCTGTTCGGCAGCGCCGCCGATATCAGCGGCGATCCGCTGTATGAGGTGATCACCTGCGCCGTCGCGCCGGGTGCGGTGCCCTCGACCAACGGGTTCGCCATCCTGCCCGCTGCCGGACCGGAGGCGTTGGCCGATGCCGACACCGTCGTGGTCCCCGGCACCCGCTATGCCCCGGCACGTGTCGAGGGCACCCTGGAACCCGCGGTGCGCGCAGCACTGGCCGGAATCCGCCCGGGTGCCAGGCTGGTGTCGATCTGCACCGGCGCGTTCGTCCTCGCTGCCGCGGGCGTACTGGACGGGCGGCCCGCCACCACGCACTGGCGGTATGCCGACGCGCTGCGCGCGCTGTACCCGGCCGTGCGATTGGACGAGAACGTGTTGTTCGTCGACGACGGCGACGTGCTCACCTCGGCCGGGCTGGCCGCCGGAATCGACCTGTGCCTACACATCATTCGGTCCGACCACGGTGTCCAGGTGGCCAACGATGTGGCGCGGCACTGCGTGGTGCCGCCGTGGCGGGAGGGTGGCCAGGCACAGTTCATCGATCGGCAGGTGCCGGTGTCCGATCACGCCTCGACGGCGGCGACCAGGCAGTGGGCGCTCGATCATCTGGACGAGCAGCTGACCGTCGAGCAATTGGCGGGGCACGCGCATATGAGCGCGCGCACCTTCAATCGCCGCTTCCGCGCGGAAACCGGTGAAGCACCGGCGAGTTGGATTCGCAACCGGCGCCTGGACCGCGCCAGGGAACTACTCGAATCGCAGGACCTGTCCATCGACGAGGTTGCTCGCCGCGCGGGGTTGGGCACGGGCGGAAACCTGCGTCACCATCTGCGCCGTGGCGTGGGGATGTCGCCGTCGAGTTACCGCAAGGTGTACCAGGGGAGCCGATCGCGGCCCGTTTACCATGACGGCCATGGCTGA